The following coding sequences are from one Ramlibacter henchirensis window:
- a CDS encoding DUF2917 domain-containing protein → MTSLALMQSQQSALRLPGTWRLEPARAVTLRPREDGVLRVAHGCVWITFDGPHGGPPDDQGDFFLGAGEKMPVRAGRRIVLESSDRGAPAWFSWDFSPQVQPVRASRLQAVSQSWSEVQIAAVLGVRAVWQLGAAIVALAAGALLARPQRNQCPAV, encoded by the coding sequence ATGACCTCTCTCGCGCTGATGCAATCGCAACAATCCGCCCTCCGCCTGCCCGGCACCTGGCGGCTCGAGCCGGCACGCGCCGTCACGCTGCGCCCGCGGGAGGACGGGGTCCTGCGCGTCGCCCACGGGTGCGTGTGGATCACGTTCGACGGCCCGCACGGAGGACCGCCCGACGACCAGGGCGACTTCTTCCTGGGCGCGGGCGAGAAGATGCCGGTGCGGGCGGGCCGGCGCATTGTGCTGGAGTCCAGCGACCGCGGTGCGCCCGCGTGGTTCAGCTGGGACTTTTCGCCGCAAGTCCAACCGGTGCGCGCTTCGCGCCTGCAGGCCGTGTCGCAGTCCTGGTCGGAAGTGCAGATCGCTGCCGTGCTGGGCGTTCGAGCGGTCTGGCAACTGGGCGCCGCCATCGTGGCGCTCGCCGCCGGCGCGCTGCTGGCCCGTCCGCAACGCAACCAGTGCCCCGCCGTGTGA
- a CDS encoding gluconokinase, producing MISTHVVVMGVAGCGKSAVGARLAQALGLPLVEGDSFHPAANIEKMSRGLPLDDSDRAGWLDTLGRELASRPHGAVLTCSALKRAYRERLRAAAPGLRFVHLALTPQQALERVASRKDHFYPPSLVDSQFAALQDPAGEPGVVVVDASLPLDEVVAAALRDLAA from the coding sequence ATGATCTCCACCCACGTCGTCGTGATGGGCGTGGCCGGCTGCGGCAAGAGCGCGGTGGGCGCGCGACTGGCGCAGGCGCTTGGCCTCCCGCTGGTCGAGGGCGACAGCTTCCATCCCGCCGCCAACATCGAGAAGATGAGCCGGGGCCTGCCGCTGGACGACAGCGACCGCGCCGGATGGCTCGACACGCTCGGGCGGGAGCTGGCGAGCCGGCCGCACGGCGCGGTGCTCACCTGCTCGGCGCTCAAGCGCGCTTACCGCGAACGCTTGCGAGCCGCCGCACCGGGCCTGCGCTTCGTGCACCTGGCGCTCACGCCGCAGCAGGCGCTGGAGCGTGTCGCTTCCCGCAAAGACCACTTCTATCCGCCCAGCCTGGTCGACAGCCAGTTCGCCGCGCTGCAGGACCCGGCGGGCGAGCCGGGTGTCGTCGTCGTGGATGCGTCTCTGCCGCTGGACGAAGTGGTCGCCGCCGCGCTCCGCGACCTCGCGGCTTAG
- a CDS encoding MBL fold metallo-hydrolase, which yields MSKAFASQADLADKKITFEQLSPHCWAYTAEGDPNSGVIIGEKFIMVSDATATPAMARDLIARIRTVSDKPIKYVLLTHYHAVRVLGASAYFAEGATEIIASQGTLDLIVERGKEDMQSEMDRFPRLFRNAESVPGLTWPTMVIGGGDPTKGEVPGKLMVDLGGVKVQIWHPGPGHTRGDTIAWVEQEKVLFSGDLVEYEAGVYTGDAHLEEWPATLEALRALNAEALVPGRGEAMKGNAQVNKALDYTKRWVQTLFAAAKEAAAANMDLKAAMEHTRKSMDPVFGHVFIYEHCLPFDVSRAYDEARGIKNPRIWTAERDKEMWAALQD from the coding sequence GTGAGCAAAGCCTTCGCGAGCCAGGCCGACCTGGCCGACAAGAAGATCACCTTCGAACAGCTGTCCCCGCACTGCTGGGCGTACACCGCCGAGGGCGACCCGAACTCGGGCGTGATCATCGGCGAGAAGTTCATCATGGTCAGCGACGCGACCGCGACGCCTGCAATGGCGCGCGACCTGATCGCCCGCATCCGCACCGTGAGCGACAAGCCGATCAAGTACGTGCTGCTGACGCATTACCACGCCGTGCGCGTGCTGGGCGCCAGCGCGTACTTCGCCGAGGGCGCGACCGAGATCATCGCCAGCCAGGGCACGCTGGACCTGATCGTCGAGCGCGGCAAGGAAGACATGCAGTCGGAGATGGACCGCTTCCCGCGCCTGTTCCGCAATGCAGAGTCGGTGCCGGGCCTGACCTGGCCCACGATGGTCATCGGCGGCGGCGATCCGACGAAGGGCGAGGTGCCGGGCAAGCTCATGGTCGACCTGGGCGGCGTCAAGGTGCAGATCTGGCATCCCGGCCCGGGCCACACGCGCGGCGACACCATCGCCTGGGTCGAGCAGGAGAAGGTGCTGTTCTCCGGCGACCTGGTCGAGTACGAGGCCGGCGTCTACACCGGCGACGCGCACCTGGAGGAATGGCCGGCCACGCTCGAAGCCCTGCGCGCGCTGAACGCCGAAGCCCTGGTGCCCGGTCGTGGCGAGGCCATGAAGGGCAACGCCCAGGTGAACAAGGCGCTCGACTACACCAAGCGCTGGGTGCAGACGCTGTTCGCCGCGGCCAAGGAAGCGGCGGCCGCCAACATGGACCTCAAGGCGGCGATGGAACACACGCGCAAGAGCATGGACCCGGTGTTCGGCCACGTGTTCATCTACGAGCACTGCCTCCCCTTCGACGTGAGCCGCGCGTACGACGAGGCGCGCGGCATCAAGAACCCGCGCATCTGGACTGCAGAGCGGGACAAGGAGATGTGGGCGGCGCTGCAGGACTGA
- a CDS encoding MFS transporter produces the protein MTAVAPGSRMGVVWRFAAATTLIVLAYAMTAPVLAVSLQQAGASTTAVGLFAMIPFGMIGLLIPFVPTVLARWGVVRTYRAGCLLNLVGAAIYALTDHWLPWSIASVFGGIGAAALWNATEALLAREAPPEQRGRVMGLYQASLGASLAIGPFVPGVLGWGARPVLWASFVLIGLCCAVAAAIPSHSTSEPSHAQASTWEAIRTVPLLVLIAFSGGVFEAGLSSVSAANASSTGLSLSGAASVAGAIGVGSFLCQIPAGLAADRFALRNVFAAAALLLLASSVAFAFAGRAPWLLWAVGVVWGGVGGALYTLTMVEVAHAFAGRATAGGAAAMITGYTVGATVGPVASGAALQWGGILGMAAVLGALAIATLMAARSVPD, from the coding sequence ATGACGGCCGTCGCGCCCGGCAGCCGCATGGGCGTGGTGTGGCGGTTCGCGGCCGCCACCACGCTGATCGTGCTGGCCTACGCCATGACCGCGCCGGTGCTCGCGGTGAGCCTGCAGCAGGCCGGTGCCAGCACGACCGCGGTGGGCCTGTTCGCGATGATCCCCTTCGGGATGATCGGCCTGCTGATCCCTTTCGTGCCCACCGTGCTGGCGCGCTGGGGCGTGGTCCGCACCTACCGCGCGGGCTGCCTGCTCAACCTGGTCGGCGCTGCGATCTACGCGCTCACCGACCACTGGCTGCCCTGGTCGATCGCCTCCGTCTTCGGCGGCATCGGCGCGGCGGCGCTGTGGAACGCCACCGAGGCGCTGCTCGCGCGCGAAGCGCCGCCCGAGCAGCGCGGCCGCGTGATGGGCCTGTACCAGGCTTCGCTCGGGGCCTCGCTGGCGATCGGCCCTTTCGTGCCGGGCGTGCTCGGCTGGGGGGCAAGGCCGGTGCTGTGGGCGTCTTTCGTGCTGATCGGCTTGTGCTGCGCGGTGGCGGCGGCGATCCCGAGCCACTCGACCTCGGAGCCCTCGCATGCGCAGGCCAGCACCTGGGAGGCGATCCGCACCGTGCCGCTGCTGGTGCTGATCGCGTTCAGCGGTGGCGTGTTCGAGGCCGGGCTCAGCTCGGTCAGCGCGGCGAATGCGTCATCGACGGGCCTCAGCCTGAGCGGCGCCGCCAGTGTTGCCGGCGCGATCGGCGTCGGCAGCTTCCTGTGCCAGATCCCGGCGGGCCTTGCCGCCGACCGCTTCGCGCTGCGCAACGTCTTCGCCGCCGCGGCCTTGCTGCTGCTTGCGTCGAGCGTCGCGTTCGCGTTCGCAGGACGTGCCCCGTGGCTGCTGTGGGCCGTGGGCGTGGTGTGGGGCGGCGTCGGCGGCGCGCTCTACACGCTGACGATGGTGGAAGTGGCGCACGCCTTCGCCGGGCGCGCCACCGCCGGCGGCGCGGCCGCGATGATCACCGGCTACACCGTGGGTGCGACGGTCGGTCCGGTGGCCAGCGGCGCCGCGCTGCAATGGGGCGGCATCCTGGGGATGGCGGCGGTGCTCGGCGCGCTGGCGATTGCGACGCTCATGGCGGCGCGCAGCGTGCCGGATTGA
- a CDS encoding DUF6279 family lipoprotein, translating into MLSIAVALAGCSALKLGYSTLPDVAYWWFDGYLDLDDAQGQRLREDLQRLHAWHRGTELPRVVSLLQRMEALAMQDMSPAQACSFENDIRERYAALRDRAEPAIVTNAITLTAAQLKHLERKYARNNREFEKDWIRSTPSEQLEKRMKLFIDRFELIYGSVSDAQRAAIRQQFEASPFPAAQVLAERRRRQQETLAVLQRLTGQTVSLGEARTTVRGLIERFEQSPDPAYRAYQSSVVQDACRLIATVHNAATAAQREHAARRLRGWQRDLAELSTAP; encoded by the coding sequence TTGCTGAGCATCGCTGTGGCTCTCGCGGGCTGCAGCGCGCTCAAGCTGGGTTATTCCACGCTGCCCGATGTGGCGTACTGGTGGTTCGACGGCTATCTCGACCTCGACGATGCCCAAGGCCAGCGCCTGCGCGAGGACCTGCAGCGCCTGCATGCGTGGCACCGCGGGACGGAATTGCCCCGCGTCGTGTCGCTTCTGCAGCGAATGGAAGCGCTGGCGATGCAGGACATGTCGCCGGCCCAGGCCTGCTCGTTCGAGAACGACATCCGCGAGCGCTACGCCGCGCTGCGCGACCGCGCGGAGCCGGCCATCGTCACCAACGCGATCACCCTCACGGCGGCGCAGCTGAAGCACCTGGAACGCAAGTACGCGCGCAACAACCGCGAATTCGAGAAGGACTGGATCCGGTCGACGCCCAGTGAACAGCTCGAGAAGCGGATGAAGCTCTTCATCGATCGCTTCGAGCTGATCTACGGCAGCGTCTCCGACGCGCAGCGCGCCGCCATCCGGCAGCAGTTCGAGGCGTCTCCGTTTCCAGCCGCCCAAGTGCTGGCCGAGCGCCGGCGCCGCCAGCAGGAGACGCTGGCCGTGCTGCAGCGCCTGACCGGCCAGACGGTTTCACTCGGCGAGGCCCGCACCACGGTTCGCGGCTTGATCGAAAGGTTCGAGCAGTCGCCGGACCCGGCCTACCGTGCCTATCAATCCTCCGTGGTGCAGGACGCCTGCCGCCTCATCGCGACCGTGCACAACGCCGCCACCGCCGCCCAGCGCGAACACGCCGCGCGCCGGCTGCGCGGCTGGCAGCGCGATCTCGCCGAGCTGTCGACGGCTCCATGA
- the glmU gene encoding bifunctional UDP-N-acetylglucosamine diphosphorylase/glucosamine-1-phosphate N-acetyltransferase GlmU encodes MTAVDVVIMAAGKGTRMKSQRPKVLHRLAGRGLVDHVIDCARQLRARRTILVTGHGADEVEAAVQGSFPEAVFVRQEPQLGTGHAVQQAVPQLPDDGIALVLNGDVPLIRPETLQTLVQACGGERLALLSVELPDPSGYGRIVRQGRRVLAIVEHKDANERQRALREVYTGFMAVPNALLKRWLARLTNDNAQGEYYLTDVVKHAVADNVEVVAISCDDALQVEGVNSPLQLAELERAWQQRNARALMEGGVRLADPARIDVRGTLQCGQDVEIDVNCVFEGKVVIGDGARIGPNCVIANATIGAGALLQAFTHIQGEKAGAEVGERAEIGPFARLRPGARLGTEVHIGNFVEVKNSTLARGAKANHLAYLGDAQVGERVNYGAGSITANYDGANKHRTVIEDDVHVGSNCVLVAPVRIGKGGTVGAGSTITKDTEPGVLSVARGKQASISGWQRPKKAPK; translated from the coding sequence ATGACAGCAGTGGACGTGGTCATCATGGCAGCCGGCAAGGGCACGCGCATGAAAAGCCAGCGGCCTAAAGTGTTGCATCGTTTGGCCGGCCGTGGGCTGGTGGACCACGTGATCGATTGCGCGAGGCAGCTTCGCGCGCGGCGCACGATCCTGGTCACGGGCCATGGTGCGGATGAGGTCGAGGCGGCCGTCCAAGGCTCGTTCCCGGAGGCGGTCTTCGTGCGGCAGGAGCCGCAACTGGGCACCGGTCACGCCGTGCAGCAGGCCGTGCCGCAGCTGCCGGACGACGGCATCGCGCTGGTGCTCAATGGAGACGTGCCGCTCATCCGCCCCGAAACGTTGCAGACGCTGGTGCAGGCCTGCGGCGGCGAGCGTCTTGCGCTGTTGAGCGTGGAGCTGCCGGACCCGAGCGGCTATGGCCGCATCGTTCGCCAGGGCCGACGCGTGCTGGCCATCGTGGAACACAAGGATGCGAACGAGCGGCAGCGCGCGCTGCGCGAGGTCTACACCGGCTTCATGGCGGTGCCCAATGCGCTGCTCAAGCGCTGGCTCGCGCGCCTGACGAACGACAACGCCCAGGGCGAGTACTACCTGACCGATGTGGTCAAGCACGCGGTCGCCGACAACGTGGAGGTCGTCGCCATCTCCTGCGACGACGCGCTGCAGGTCGAGGGCGTCAACAGCCCGCTGCAGCTGGCCGAACTGGAGCGCGCGTGGCAGCAGCGCAATGCGCGCGCGCTGATGGAGGGCGGCGTGCGCCTCGCGGACCCGGCGCGCATCGACGTGCGCGGCACGCTGCAGTGCGGGCAGGACGTGGAGATCGACGTCAACTGCGTGTTCGAAGGCAAGGTGGTCATCGGCGACGGCGCCCGCATCGGCCCCAACTGCGTGATCGCCAACGCAACCATCGGCGCCGGCGCCCTGCTGCAGGCCTTCACCCACATCCAGGGCGAGAAGGCCGGCGCGGAAGTGGGCGAGCGCGCCGAGATCGGGCCGTTCGCGCGGCTGCGTCCCGGCGCGCGGCTCGGGACCGAGGTGCACATCGGCAACTTCGTCGAGGTCAAGAACTCCACGCTGGCGCGCGGCGCCAAGGCCAACCACCTCGCCTACCTGGGCGACGCGCAAGTGGGCGAACGCGTCAACTACGGTGCCGGGTCCATCACGGCCAACTACGACGGCGCCAACAAGCACCGAACGGTGATCGAGGACGACGTGCACGTCGGCAGCAACTGCGTCCTGGTGGCGCCGGTGCGCATCGGCAAGGGCGGCACGGTGGGCGCCGGCTCCACGATCACCAAGGACACGGAGCCGGGCGTGCTGTCGGTGGCCCGCGGCAAGCAGGCCAGCATCAGCGGCTGGCAGCGGCCGAAGAAGGCGCCGAAGTAG
- a CDS encoding Lrp/AsnC family transcriptional regulator yields MEEEALDALDIALLSHLQEDASLTNQDLAARVHISPPTCLRRVKRLVEAGFIERQVAILSRDRLARLSGAGLEAVVEITLDRQDNESMEAFEAKVVADAAVQQCYRVSPGPDFILVVQAPDMPGYLALAQRLFTADANVRNVKAFFAVKRAKFGSRIALPKPARGAATSAPSSAAASR; encoded by the coding sequence GTGGAAGAAGAAGCGCTCGATGCCCTCGACATAGCTCTCCTGAGCCATTTGCAGGAGGACGCCTCGCTGACCAACCAGGACCTCGCCGCCCGGGTTCACATCTCGCCGCCGACTTGCCTGCGGCGGGTGAAGCGGCTGGTGGAGGCCGGCTTCATCGAGCGGCAGGTCGCCATCCTCAGCCGCGACCGCCTCGCCCGGCTGTCGGGCGCGGGGCTGGAGGCGGTCGTGGAGATCACGCTCGACCGCCAGGACAACGAGTCCATGGAAGCGTTCGAGGCGAAGGTGGTGGCCGATGCGGCCGTGCAGCAGTGCTACCGCGTCTCGCCGGGGCCCGACTTCATCCTGGTGGTGCAGGCGCCCGACATGCCGGGCTACCTCGCGCTGGCGCAACGCCTGTTCACGGCCGACGCCAACGTGCGCAACGTGAAGGCCTTCTTCGCCGTCAAGCGCGCCAAGTTCGGCTCGCGCATCGCGCTGCCCAAGCCGGCGCGCGGCGCGGCTACTTCGGCGCCTTCTTCGGCCGCTGCCAGCCGCTGA